From a single Solanum dulcamara chromosome 4, daSolDulc1.2, whole genome shotgun sequence genomic region:
- the LOC129884928 gene encoding S-adenosylmethionine decarboxylase proenzyme 4, whose translation MAVSGFEGFEKRLELHFSGDDPVIRMGGLRRLDFESIIQVLNAVQCTVVSAVGNQYFDSYVLSESSLFVYPTKIIIKTCGTTQLLKSILPLIQFSSELGFVMSECRYTRGNFIFPKAQPYPHTNFKDEIFYLQEQLPIHLCYTKASVMPSKFISHSWHVFTACDKFYEEPNNDLFTMEICMTELDRVLARKFFKHPNMASNDMTEITGISEINLNALICDFVFDPCGYSMNGIDGDRYSTIHVTPEDGFSYASYECVGSIYDDPNDIINILKKVVQVFRPGTMSISTTSTSNEVWTRVAKAVEPLGMKCRSCTMDDFPSTGSVVFQTFTSCRK comes from the coding sequence atggCTGTTTCTGGATTTGAAGGATTTGAAAAGAGGCTTGAGCTACACTTCTCTGGCGATGATCCAGTCATCCGAATGGGTGGTCTGCGACGATTGGATTTTGAATCAATTATACAAGTGTTAAATGCGGTACAATGCACTGTAGTATCAGCTGTTGGTAACCAATACTTTGATTCTTACGTACTTTCAGAATCAAGCCTCTTTGTTTACCCAActaaaattattatcaaaacATGTGGAACTACTCAGCTCTTGAAATCAATTCTCCCATTGATTCAATTCTCGTCTGAATTGGGATTTGTTATGAGTGAATGTAGGTACACTAGAGGCAATTTCATTTTCCCTAAAGCTCAACCTTACCCACACACAAATTTCAAGGATGAAATCTTCTATTTACAAGAACAATTACCAATTCATCTTTGTTACACAAAAGCCTCTGTTATGCCTTCGAAATTCATTTCTCATTCTTGGCATGTTTTCACTGCTTGTGACAAATTTTACGAAGAACCTAATAACGATCTTTTCACCATGGAGATTTGTATGACAGAGCTTGATCGAGTACTTGCTAGGAAGTTTTTTAAGCATCCAAATATGGCTTCAAATGATATGACTGAGATAACGGGTATTTCGGAAATTAATTTAAATGCTTTGATTTGTGATTTTGTGTTTGATCCTTGTGGATATTCCATGAATGGAATTGATGGAGATCGTTACTCTACTATTCATGTAACCCCTGAAGATGGTTTTagttatgcaagttatgaatgTGTCGGGTCAATCTACGATGACCCGAATGATATTATTAACATATTGAAGAAAGTGGTGCAAGTTTTCCGGCCGGGGACTATGTCGATTTCGACTACGTCGACGAGCAATGAGGTTTGGACGAGAGTTGCTAAAGCTGTTGAGCCACTGGGAATGAAATGCCGGAGCTGCACAATGGATGATTTTCCGTCAACCGGAAGCGTGGTGTTTCAGACTTTTACGTCTTGCCGGAAGTAG